Part of the Yersinia hibernica genome, GGTCATTATGAGATTAAGAAGGCAAAGAATGGACAGTACTTTTTTACGCTAAAAGCCAGTAATGGTGAAATTATTCTCACCAGTGAGATGTATGCCAGCAAGGCCTCCACTGAAAACGGCATATCATCAGTGCAAAGTAACTCCCCGCTCGAAAACCAATATGAGCTGAAGCACAACACCAAAAATGAGCCTTATTTTGTGTTGAAAGCGAAAAACCATCAGGTTATTGGTGTCAGCGAATTCTACAGCTCCGAAACTGCGGCTAAAAATGGCATTGCCTCTGTGATGAAAAATGGCCCAACAACAATCATTAAAGATTTAACGCTGTAACCTTATTGATTAGATAGCAATATTTTACTGACCTATTTTTGTACCCAATAGATTTCAAGGTGTAGGAAGG contains:
- a CDS encoding YegP family protein, yielding MATGHYEIKKAKNGQYFFTLKASNGEIILTSEMYASKASTENGISSVQSNSPLENQYELKHNTKNEPYFVLKAKNHQVIGVSEFYSSETAAKNGIASVMKNGPTTIIKDLTL